Proteins encoded together in one Columba livia isolate bColLiv1 breed racing homer chromosome 3, bColLiv1.pat.W.v2, whole genome shotgun sequence window:
- the SIX3 gene encoding LOW QUALITY PROTEIN: homeobox protein SIX3 (The sequence of the model RefSeq protein was modified relative to this genomic sequence to represent the inferred CDS: inserted 2 bases in 1 codon) gives MVFRSPLELYPTHFFLPNFAADPHHRSLLLANGGGGGGSGSGSGCSPGAGGGGGGSSRAPHEELSMFQLPTLNFSPEQVASVCETLEETGDIERLGRFLWSLPVAPGACEAINKHESXLYHILENHKFTKESHGKLQAMWLEAHYQEAEKLRGRPLGPVDKYRVRKKFPLPRTIWDGEQKTHCFKERTRSLLREWYLQDPYPNPSKKRELAQATGLTPTQVGNWFKNRRQRDRAAAAKNRLQHQAIGQSGMRSLAEPGCPTHSSAESPSTAASPTTSVSSLTERAETGTSILSVTSSDSECDV, from the exons ATGGTGTTCAGGTCCCCGCTAGAGCTTTATCCCACCCATTTCTTCTTGCCAAACTTCGCCGCCGACCCGCACCACCGCTCCCTCCTTCTCGCTaacggcggcggcggcggaggcAGCGGCAGCGGCTCGGGCTGCAGCCCCGGTGCCGGCGGCGGTGGAGGCGGCAGCTCCCGGGCACCCCACGAAGAGTTGTCAATGTTTCAACTGCCCACACTCAACTTCTCCCCGGAGCAAGTGGCCAGTGTCTGCGAGACGCTGGAGGAGACTGGAGACATAGAGAGGCTGGGGAGGTTCCTCTGGTCGCTGCCGGTGGCGCCGGGGGCATGCGAGGCCATCAACAAGCACGAGTC CCTCTACCACATCCTGGAGAACCACAAATTCACCAAGGAGTCCCACGGCAAGTTGCAGGCCATGTGGCTCGAAGCGCACTACCAGGAGGCCGAGAAGCTAAGGGGTCGCCCGCTGGGGCCGGTTGATAAATACAGGGTGAGGAAGAAGTTTCCGCTGCCCAGGACCATTTGGGATGGTGAGCAGAAGACGCACTGCTTCAAGGAGAGGACTCGCAGCCTCCTGAGGGAGTGGTACCTGCAGGACCCTTACCCCAACCCCAGCAAGAAAAGGGAACTGGCTCAGGCCACGGGGCTCACCCCCACGCAAGTAGGCAACTGGTTCAAAAACCGAAGGCAAAGAGACAGAGCAGCGGCGGCTAAAAACAG GCTCCAGCACCAGGCGATAGGACAGAGCGGCATGCGGTCGCTGGCAGAGCCCGGCTGCCCGACACACAGCTCGGCCGAGTCTCCGTCCACGGCGGCCAGCCCGACCACCAGCGTCTCCAGTTTGACAGAAAGAGCCGAGACGGGCACCTCCATCCTCTCGGTAACCTCCAGCGACTCGGAATGTGATGTATGA